The nucleotide sequence GGAATTAATGAGAACGAAGTAAAGCCATGTGAGTCttaacccctttttttttggattctATATTAAACTTGCTCTCATTTGATGGTCCATCTTTTAACCgtttcaaataaaaacttgtGTTGCGCAGGCACACATGAAAGGAACACTGAGTGTGAATGTAAGGAGAACTACTACAGAGTGAGGGACAAGTGTGAACCCTGCACCAGGTGAGTTACCCGTGCTTCATGTGAGCACCCTTTGTTCACATCCTTCTGTCTgtgatgagatttttttttggttgtttttcttttaacacgTTCGTTTGGGGAAGTCGATTTTGTAGAATTGAAACTTCCAACTCACGTCCGACTTTGTTCAACATTTCCATTTGTTGGCAATACAGGAGAAGTTATGACACACTGAAAGTTGCTCACTGGCATTTCTCAAGCCCTTACAAAAAGAGCTCAGTGTTAAAATAGTATTTCtggttagttaaaaaaaaaacagacatccatagcaaagtaattttttattttgatttatttttttggttttggtaaatggtttgtacttgtgtagcgctttaactagtcttgacgacctccagagctttacactacagtcttagtcattcacccattcacacacgcATTCACACCCTCACAGTTTTGTACCTAATATTTGAATTCCAGTATCCTAAATTCAAGAAAAGATTTTTAAATATCATAATCTTAAAGATACTTGTCCCAGGTCTGTAAGCTCTACATTTAAGAACTGACtaatgtattaaaaatattcatGTGCTCTTAAAAAGCTATGTTTACGATCACTTTGGACCTTCTAtgttaattattaaataaaacatttgatgaAGATAAAGGGAATTTAAATCACTTTCAGGCAATTTAACTTTATTATGTCTACAGATCTTTGCATCATTTTCTATATCCAGCCTTATTTGCTCTAGATTAGTAGAGTTTGGTTTGGCATGAATTTGTCAAGTGTTGTCTTTGAAAGTGTACATGCAGAGCTGAGGTTATAAAAGCAAGTCAGCCTTTATGTTAATCACTTCCTCTAAAGATGTGCTACTTCCCCCCTCAGAGTTGTCAAACATCCCCTTTGTTCTTCACAGTTGTACTGCGGAGTGCGCACAATACTGTTCAACTCCTGTTCAGACAAAAGGTGAGCATCAACCAGGCCACTTCTTTCTCCACCAACAACAGGAACACAGTGATGTTTATGAGTAACACTGCTTCCCGACTTCACACAAAATCccattttcttctgcttttttgaCTTCTGAGGCACAGTGACTTttaaagttcaataaaaaaaatcccaaaaggTGCACTTTTGGGAATAAGCAGTCTCCTTGAACTGTGAGTCCTTTGTAGTTAACTGCCCGCTGTCCTTTCTGAGCATTCTCAGAAAGGACAGCGGGCAGTTTTGTGGCGGCGGCACTTCTCTTTTCTAAAGtcgcagcagcagcaaaccTGTGACAAACGCTGTCGCTACTCGCAGCGTTGTACAGTGCAATAACATCACTTGACCTTTTCTCATTTTGACACatgacaaccacaaacttcactgtgttctctgggattttatgtgatagcgCAACACAAAATGGCACCTAAATGCAtcttccttcttcttttctctgatacctctaaataaagCTAACTAGAaccattttcctttaaaaatagCTGACTCATTTAAACAGTGTGtagtttaatctcagtataaatgtaGCTGTAATGAGAAGGCTTCAAAGGGTTTGTTAGAGTACATCATGAGTGCTGAAACAGCATCGTGAAGGCggaggagcacagcagacaggtcatggataaagttgtggagaagttaaaGCAGACTTAGGTTTTAAAACAGTACCCCAAGATTGAGTGACTGATGGATTAATGTTAAATCCACTATCTGAAATGGAAAGAGTTTTCCACGACAGCCATCCTGCCAATCCACGGACATCCACCTGAACTGACAGACCTGGCCACATGTCTATTAATAAGAGCAGCAGCCggttgtaactctggaggagctgcagagagtcaCAGTTCAGGCGGGAGAATCTGTTAACATGACGACTCTGTCATGAACTCAACAAATCTGTCTTTTATAGAAGAAGGCTGTTGTTGAAAGAAGgccataagaagtcctgttttcaCTTTGCTGCAGCACAATTTCATTACAGaggctctccatccaatctgacttgGCTTGGGCTATTTATCAAAgaaaaaatgagcaaatattAGTATTTTCTGGaaatgcaaagctggtagagacccACCCAAAAAGACGTGCAGCTGAAATTGGAAAGTGACTACactaccaatggaataagacttttgcacttaaaataggaacaattcatcttcatcttcttaTTTCCAGCGAAGGATACctaattaacttattttaggggtaaaatacttATTATATTGGTAATtagtgttatttacctgctcaaatcaagaaaaaatacaagttTTGCTTAactttttagtttcctttttccGGTGTATAAAGTATTGACCCAGGGGTGTTTGACATAAATACACCTtttaagatttgtatttgtaaaatatgttgaactcttatgtgtcatttttctttcacttcaaaAGTTTCCCAttctttttgttggtctatcacataaaatcgcAATAAAATGCTTTCAGATTTTTTGGCTGTAATGTGAGATAAGTGAAAATATTTTGCAGATATTAATACATCTGCAAGCCACTGTGTGCATATGAATGTAATGTTgtaattatttctaaaacatgcatatttacataaaaaaaatctaattgtaTATAGAAAGAACTTGATTAGAGGAATAATTTCAACAACACGGATACAACAATGTAAAAATACGTTTGTCGGTTTTTAACGACTAATCTCTGGTTCCTCACTAAGGTCCTGACCATCATCATCCACCAATCATAAATCTAATCGCTGGATCTGTGGCTGTGGTTTTTGTTGTGCTGGCGTTGGGTATTTCTATCACCTACATGGCCACAAAATCGTTTATCAAGAGAAAGCTGCAGCGTCAGTCCTCCTATCCACCCAGCCCGTCAAACGAAGATAGCAAGGTATGCTGATCTCACCGTGAGTGGCTACTTTGATCAGTTTGATGTGGATTTGTAGTTAGTAATTCTTGCTTTGCTCGTGTCTGCTAGGATTTTCTGGTCAGCATTAGAGAGGATTCAGGGGAAAACGGTCTGAGAACCGCTGTTGAAGCCCCTCTGGGTGAGCAGGAGTTATCCAAGCTGCCTGACTGCGTCCCGATGAGTAAGTCTATGACGGCATCTGCTGACTTCAACatataaaatgcagaaaaaacaacaactgtgctGACTCTTATTTCCCCTCCTATGCTCCTCTCCATCCCCCCTTGTGCAGTCCCTGACCTTATCTACGCGGTGCTGGATCTGGTTCCCGTGCATCAGGTGAAGCAGCTGGTGCGCTGTCTCGGCGTGACGGATATGGAGATCGAGCAAGCAGAGATGGACCACAGGTTCTGCCGGGAGGCTCACTACCAGATGCTGCGGGTGTGGGCCCAAAGGGGCTCGGGGGCAGTCGGAGTGGGACAGGGGGAAATGGTACGCCGGCCGCTTCTGGAGGAGCTCTTAGACAAACTGAGACAGATTCACCTGAGTCGGGCAGCCGAGGAACTGGAGACAAAGTATGCCATTCAGTGATGTAATCCCTGCCaccctgcttaaaaaaaaaaaaagcttatgaGACCAAGTATTGTTCACTTAGAGACATTCCAAAAGATGGATTGAAGTGGAAATGGTGCTAAATCCAAAGCAGCGTTTTTCCT is from Fundulus heteroclitus isolate FHET01 chromosome 3, MU-UCD_Fhet_4.1, whole genome shotgun sequence and encodes:
- the tnfrsf1a gene encoding tumor necrosis factor receptor superfamily member 1A; the protein is MEGIGKQGRCRFTLLLLMLMSVPVLTILQLEEQPCRSDEYKTEEGICCIRCHAGYKLVEKCHAVGQRSNCTECSKGEFSDQMNSSPTCRRCRKCKPKRNEYEFSECSGKQDTICRCKDGYYKDNIDSETYECKKCKTCGINENEVKPCTHERNTECECKENYYRVRDKCEPCTSCTAECAQYCSTPVQTKGPDHHHPPIINLIAGSVAVVFVVLALGISITYMATKSFIKRKLQRQSSYPPSPSNEDSKDFLVSIREDSGENGLRTAVEAPLGEQELSKLPDCVPMIPDLIYAVLDLVPVHQVKQLVRCLGVTDMEIEQAEMDHRFCREAHYQMLRVWAQRGSGAVGVGQGEMVRRPLLEELLDKLRQIHLSRAAEELETKYAIQ